From the Candidatus Pelagibacter sp. IMCC9063 genome, the window ACAAGCTCATTACAGACACTTACACTAGTGAAGTTGTATTCGATAAAAAAAAATCTGAAATTATTGTTAAGTCATTGTCTGGTCCTATCAAAAAATTATCTAACATATGGTCATTTAAAGACATTAATGAATCTTCCTGCGAGGTTAATTTTTTTATAGAAATAGAACTGAATAATCTTCTTTTAAACGCAATGTTTAGTAAATTTTTTGATATAGGTTTTGAAAAAATCCTTTCCTCTTTTGAGGATCGTGCAAAAGATAAATTGGCCTAAAGAAATTCCTCAATAAGCTTTAAGGCTTTTATACAAGTTTTTTTTTGAATTTGTGCTCTACTTAATTTTCTATTAAAAAAATATTTTCTAAAATCAATTTTAGATTTTTTACAGATGCCAATATATACCAATCCAACAGGCTTTTTTGTAGTCCCTCCATCAGGCCCAGCAATACCTGTTATAGACAGGGAAATATGTGATTTGCTTATTTTCTGAATATTTTTAGCCATAGATAGACAGCATTCTTTGCTCACAGCACCAAATTTAAGAATGGTTTTTTTTGGAACTCTTAAAGTTTTAATTTTTGATTCGTTGGAGTAAGAAACAATTCCAAGACCAAATATTTTAGAAGCCCCTTTAACAGATGTTATTTGACTAGATAGCATACCGCCAGTGCAAGATTCTGCTAAAGATATTTTTATCCTTTTCTTTTGTAAAATTTTAACAATTTTATTAGGAAGCTTTAGAACCATAGCAACACAACTGCATAAATTAATAGAGCAGAAAATATACCAGCAATTACATCATCCAACATAACACCAAATCCATTTTTCATTTTTTTATCAATTAAATTAATAGGGTAGGGTTTTAAAATATCAAAAAATCTAAAAAAAAAAAATGACAAAATAATTAAAGTTACAAAGTCTTTATTGTAAGTGTTTGTATTTAGCGGAATAAACAAAAGAAAAAAAAGTGGTATATTTTGTCCAACAAATTCATCTAT encodes:
- a CDS encoding type II toxin-antitoxin system RatA family toxin is translated as MPIKKVVKKFNFPKNDLIKLVLDIDNYNEFLPWCKSSKILKIDEDSIKKIIHADLEIGYKLITDTYTSEVVFDKKKSEIIVKSLSGPIKKLSNIWSFKDINESSCEVNFFIEIELNNLLLNAMFSKFFDIGFEKILSSFEDRAKDKLA
- a CDS encoding CinA family protein gives rise to the protein MVLKLPNKIVKILQKKRIKISLAESCTGGMLSSQITSVKGASKIFGLGIVSYSNESKIKTLRVPKKTILKFGAVSKECCLSMAKNIQKISKSHISLSITGIAGPDGGTTKKPVGLVYIGICKKSKIDFRKYFFNRKLSRAQIQKKTCIKALKLIEEFL
- a CDS encoding phosphatidylglycerophosphatase A family protein, whose translation is MINKFLLSILTMFGVGYSRYAPGTLASFVTCVIFYFLYSIGYLESRGIYLIYINIIIFFLSVLLIDKFSSSFNEMDAKEIVIDEFVGQNIPLFFLLFIPLNTNTYNKDFVTLIILSFFFFRFFDILKPYPINLIDKKMKNGFGVMLDDVIAGIFSALLIYAVVLLWF